The following proteins are co-located in the Triticum aestivum cultivar Chinese Spring chromosome 1A, IWGSC CS RefSeq v2.1, whole genome shotgun sequence genome:
- the LOC123043153 gene encoding tRNA pseudouridine synthase A 1 isoform X2: MVAEGWQYQPSPPTIQCFLEKALIRITKLDRKELCLVGAGRTDTGVHAQGQVAHFTTPFAYHCLDSFHSAINGLLPPDIRVREISAACPEFHARTSTKSKIYHYKIYNEAVMDPFHTNYAYHSAHKLNPHAMQEAANHFVGVHDFTSFANAVHNDRVRSPIKKISRFDVTKMDAIIQLEVEGTGFLYRQVRNMVALLIQVGREGLPPEIVPGIIAAKDRKELAKVALSAPPHGLYLMSVNYDKEILKPPVGSPPVSFGRTHQISRCKLLFY, encoded by the exons GTTGGCAGTATCAACCATCACCTCCAACTATACAATGCTTTCTAGAGAAAGCACTGATACGCATCACGAAGCTCGACCGGAAGGAGCTTTGTTTGGTTGGTGCAGGAAGGACAGATACAGGTGTTCATGCACAGGGTCAG GTGGCACATTTCACCACGCCGTTTGCCTACCATTGTCTCGACAGCTTTCATTCTGCAATCAATGGGCTTCTGCCTCCTGATATCCGAGTTAGAGAAATTAGCGCAGCTTGTCCAGAATTCCATGCTCGCACATCCACAAAGAGCAAAATATATCATTACAAGATCTATAACGAAGCAGTTATGGACCCCTTCCATACTAATTATGCTTACCACAGTGCACATAAACTTAATCCACATGCTATGCAGGAGGCTGCAAATCATTTTGTTGGAGTACATGACTTCACATCTTTCGCTAATGCAGTACATAATGATCGTGTGCGCAGTCCAATAAAGAAGATATCACGCTTTGATGTTACTAAGATG GATGCTATCATACAACTCGAGGTTGAAGGCACTGGCTTTTTGTACAGACAAGTGAGGAACATG GTAGCTTTGCTAATTCAAGTTGGAAGGGAGGGACTGCCTCCTGAAATCGTCCCGGGAATCATTGCGGCAAAGGACCGCAAAGAACTTGCGAAGGTGGCCTTGTCAGCACCACCACATGGATTGTATCTCATGTCAGTTAACTATGACAAAGAAATCTTGAAGCCTCCTGTGGGTTCCCCTCCGGTGAGCTTTGGAAGGACTCATCAGATCAGTAGATGCAAACTTCTGTTTTACTAG
- the LOC123043153 gene encoding tRNA pseudouridine synthase A 1 isoform X3 has translation MHRVAHFTTPFAYHCLDSFHSAINGLLPPDIRVREISAACPEFHARTSTKSKIYHYKIYNEAVMDPFHTNYAYHSAHKLNPHAMQEAANHFVGVHDFTSFANAVHNDRVRSPIKKISRFDVTKMDAIIQLEVEGTGFLYRQVRNMVALLIQVGREGLPPEIVPGIIAAKDRKELAKVALSAPPHGLYLMSVNYDKEILKPPVGSPPVSFGRTHQISRCKLLFY, from the exons ATGCACAGG GTGGCACATTTCACCACGCCGTTTGCCTACCATTGTCTCGACAGCTTTCATTCTGCAATCAATGGGCTTCTGCCTCCTGATATCCGAGTTAGAGAAATTAGCGCAGCTTGTCCAGAATTCCATGCTCGCACATCCACAAAGAGCAAAATATATCATTACAAGATCTATAACGAAGCAGTTATGGACCCCTTCCATACTAATTATGCTTACCACAGTGCACATAAACTTAATCCACATGCTATGCAGGAGGCTGCAAATCATTTTGTTGGAGTACATGACTTCACATCTTTCGCTAATGCAGTACATAATGATCGTGTGCGCAGTCCAATAAAGAAGATATCACGCTTTGATGTTACTAAGATG GATGCTATCATACAACTCGAGGTTGAAGGCACTGGCTTTTTGTACAGACAAGTGAGGAACATG GTAGCTTTGCTAATTCAAGTTGGAAGGGAGGGACTGCCTCCTGAAATCGTCCCGGGAATCATTGCGGCAAAGGACCGCAAAGAACTTGCGAAGGTGGCCTTGTCAGCACCACCACATGGATTGTATCTCATGTCAGTTAACTATGACAAAGAAATCTTGAAGCCTCCTGTGGGTTCCCCTCCGGTGAGCTTTGGAAGGACTCATCAGATCAGTAGATGCAAACTTCTGTTTTACTAG